A stretch of Onychomys torridus chromosome 2, mOncTor1.1, whole genome shotgun sequence DNA encodes these proteins:
- the Plekhf2 gene encoding pleckstrin homology domain-containing family F member 2: protein MVDRLANSEANTRRISIVENCFGAAGQPLTIPGRVLIGEGVLTKLCRKKPKARQFFLFNDILVYGNIVIQKKKYNKQHIIPLENVTIDSIKDEGELRNGWLIKTPTKSFAVYAATATEKSEWMNHINKCVTDLLSKSGKTPSSEHAAVWVPDSEATVCMRCQKAKFTPVNRRHHCRKCGFVVCGPCSEKRFLLPSQSSKPVRICDFCYDLLSTGDMAACQPTRSDSYSQSLKSPLNDVSDDDDDDDSSD from the coding sequence ATGGTGGATCGCCTGGCAAACAGTGAGGCAAATACGAGACGAATCAGTATCGTGGAGAACTGTTTTGGAGCAGCTGGTCAACCCTTAACCATCCCTGGACGGGTGCTCATTGGCGAGGGAGTATTGACTAAGCTGTGCAGGAAGAAGCCTAAAGCGAGGCAGTTTTTCCTGTTTAATGACATTCTTGTGTACGGCAACATTGTCATCCAGAAGAAAAAGTACAACAAGCAACACATTATCCCCTTGGAAAATGTCACCATTGATTCCATCAAAGATGAAGGAGAATTACGGAATGGATGGCTTATTAAGACACCAACTAAATCGTTTGCAGTTTACGCTGCCACCGCCACCGAGAAGTCAGAGTGGATGAACCACATAAACAAGTGTGTCACTGATTTACTCTCCAAAAGCGGGAAGACGCCCAGCAGTGAACATGCTGCTGTCTGGGTTCCTGACTCTGAGGCCACCGTGTGTATGCGCTGCCAGAAAGCAAAGTTCACACCCGTGAATCGGAGGCACCATTGCCGCAAATGTGGCTTTGTCGTTTGTGGTCCCTGCTCTGAAAAGAGGTTTCTTCTTCCTAGCCAGTCTTCTAAGCCTGTGCGGATATGTGACTTCTGCTATGACCTGCTCTCCACTGGGGACATGGCTGCGTGCCAGCCGACTAGATCAGACTCTTACAGTCAGTCGTTGAAATCGCCTTTAAATGACGTATCtgatgatgacgacgatgatGATAGCAGTGACTAA